The following are encoded in a window of Haliotis asinina isolate JCU_RB_2024 chromosome 14, JCU_Hal_asi_v2, whole genome shotgun sequence genomic DNA:
- the LOC137261769 gene encoding leucine-rich repeat-containing protein 74B-like, with protein MSGKASMPRSSIGVISEFSEGRLTWSPRNATQSPNDDEYDTDLEVEEEKKDFDMTGRNLYINACKSNGIVPASYFLRHMQDAELNMQHHGLGAVGVKVMSLPLQTNTSVLSLNLEDNWLEGEGAVHVSTMLKENCYIAELNIAWNKLGRRGTLAVCDMLMSNTTLQVLDLTGNQITDAEAQYIADALTENNRVRILKLAHNQLGDSSAVLISPAICDNDTVEELDLSWNYFRAKGAMYLCDGIKSNARLKIVDFSFNGFGNEGAVGVCDILKLNQVLTDLRLSHNRISTPGAMLIAKGMETNDMLKTLILDHNPIGVEGAKAILKSMMSENCAITHLDMTGIEVDKEFIANKKEFQEVKHFIVLHGLILGDYVIKPRPKKKSAILFNVPISEVNAGNLFEHLERYCEEVNVDIVDTLLSLDKRREQRLVATDIISAIVTSGLPVTDEQMNIVVSLLGEMENSDGFVDISPLVGFES; from the coding sequence ATGAGCGGCAAGGCGTCCATGCCGCGATCTTCGATAGGGGTGATTTCCGAGTTCAGTGAGGGTCGACTAACGTGGTCTCCTCGCAACGCGACACAGTCTCCCAACGACGATGAATACGACACGGACCTAGAGGTCGAAGAAGAAAAGAAGGATTTTGACATGACAGGTCGGAATCTCTACATAAACGCCTGTAAAAGTAACGGGATTGTTCCCGCAAGTTATTTCCTCAGACACATGCAGGACGCGGAGCTCAACATGCAACACCACGGGCTTGGAGCTGTCGGGGTTAAGGTCATGTCGTTACCGTTACAGACAAACACATCTGTTCTGAGTTTAAACCTGGAGGACAACTGGTTGGAGGGGGAGGGGGCAGTTCATGTGTCCACAATGCTGAAAGAAAACTGTTATATTGCAGAGCTGAACATCGCTTGGAACAAACTTGGTCGACGTGGAACTCTAGCCGTCTGCGATATGCTAATGTCCAATACTACTCTGCAGGTGCTAGATTTGACAGGGAACCAAATCACCGATGCTGAGGCGCAGTACATAGCTGATGCTTTGACTGAAAACAACCGTGTAAGAATATTAAAACTTGCTCACAACCAGCTCGGGGATTCTTCCGCGGTTTTAATAAGTCCAGCTATTTGTGATAATGACACGGTTGAAGAACTTGACCTTAGCTGGAACTACTTCCGTGCCAAAGGAGCAATGTATCTTTGTGATGGCATCAAATCCAACGCCAGACTGAAAATTGTGGATTTTTCTTTCAACGGATTCGGTAACGAAGGTGCAGTTGGAGTGTGCGACATTCTAAAGTTAAACCAAGTACTTACAGATTTGAGACTCAGTCACAACCGAATATCAACTCCCGGGGCAATGCTAATCGCTAAAGGCATGGAAACAAACGACATGCTGAAGACGTTAATATTGGATCATAATCCAATAGGGGTTGAAGGTGCCAAGGCCATTCTAAAATCCATGATGTCTGAAAATTGTGCCATCACCCATCTGGACATGACAGGTATCGAGGTGGACAAAGAGTTCATAGCCAACAAGAAGGAGTTCCAAGAAGTCAAACACTTCATTGTCCTACACGGGCTGATTCTTGGAGACTACGTCATCAAGCCACGTCCGAAGAAGAAGTCGGCCATCTTGTTCAACGTTCCCATTTCGGAGGTGAACGCAGGCAACCTATTCGAACACCTGGAGCGTTATTGCGAAGAGGTAAATGTTGACATTGTCGACACTTTGCTGTCATTGGATAAGCGACGTGAACAGCGACTCGTGGCGACAGACATCATCAGCGCCATTGTGACATCAGGACTCCCAGTGACGGATGAACAGATGAACATAGTTGTGTCGCTGCTTGGGGAGATGGAAAATAGCGACGGCTTTGTGGACATTAGCCCCCTCGTCGGTTTTGAAAGCTGA
- the LOC137261624 gene encoding mitotic-spindle organizing protein 1-like — MADTSRSRVPSARETMETLMEISKLLNTGLDGETLATCVRLCEGGVNPEALALVIQELLRESSAVKASETSGQSYS, encoded by the exons atggcggaTACAAGTAGATCGCGAGTTCCCTCGGCTCGAGAAACCATGGAAA CACTAATGGAGATCTCCAAACTGTTGAACACAGGACTTGATGGAGAGACGCTGGCCAcctgtgtgcgtttgtgtgaagGGGGTGTCAACCCTGAAGCTTTGGCACTTGTCATTCAAGAATTACTACGAGAGTCATCGGCTGTCAAG gCATCTGAGACTTCTGGCCAGTCCTACTCCTGA
- the LOC137261395 gene encoding uncharacterized protein: METESCASEILDSRSAFSPVPHFDLNNVTPDKNADRPTQGCPLPFSKTQDSNTPSTSQRSPVHVRFGTCGLRSDTYLRHALSSPYHKNRSMLSVQTDYGSPLLFKTPIRDTGSTPSSSRAKTPNGSRLHPGVANHLTPQSHVTSNPFDMTGDRVHFPGFSPGLFTVLSTPAGEDGKTFRWSIEHIAALNPANIEDMPEQQDHGLDREAEERAQQAISHYFASQLIVPSPWNAPERKYISPCTPVTQSGANRPTQIFPEDLQGSIQKELNKLRKSQEVSCQTTLSLPVDFDVQSVLGEYMNAETTEETNQEALSTSSLRRKLFFQGETTTTLSPVKSETRLLEELSSPPSSPQVQTTPEWDKQMFRTSSSGQFSSSPIKGPSEPFFRRTSSEADFLASPELSPINKKRSNRGAFCRSSGCGVPNEEESFTFNCNTKRRLSPLPMPDMSPIGCDPDDEYDIKRRLSPLPLPDMSPISCDHNDRGDLRQRLSPLPMPDMSPISGEGSVPLQRQSVPVPNMSPIYDRHKETMDTQQLPVANVSPITFKSASEGDNLGASYLPEPSSEHLADESSTPQADDCNQLNRIPSLAAADPASKKPVMAFRKSIAMETDASSQDGFCFQVDNKTYTFNFGQDVSMDDMDTASDYAPQPSSANQDTGYQTASLQMTNHDTGLHTNLTSQFSCLPFKSECSIDQNELEDSVTSKDCPRVCLDFDQPCDNDPLQSDSGLSEDRVLERARQILARTSNQSSAQTCELDGSISQSASLPIQPISSSTPTKRCKRRIERKIAIIDKPSKGNCQLASDVASELLKRAGEDLAKYCPETKPMTTS; encoded by the exons ATGGAAACAGAGTCTTGTGCCAGTGAAATTTTGGATTCCAGATCAGCTTTCAGCCCTGTGCCTCACTTTGACCTCAACAATGTGACCCCAGACAAGAATGCTGACAGACCTACACAAGGATGTCCTCTTCCATTTTCCAAAACACAGGACTCCAACACACCAAGCACATCTCAAAGAAGCCCAGTTCATGTCAGATTTGGAACATGTGGACTCCGTTCAGACACATATCTCCGCCATGCACTGTCTAGTCCTTATCATAAGAATCGTTCCATGTTGTCGGTTCAGACTGACTACGGCAGCCCACTTTTGTTCAAAACTCCAATCAGAGACACTGGTTCCACGCCAAGCAGCAGCCGTGCCAAAACTCCCAATGGATCCAGGCTCCATCCCGGAGTAGCTAATCATTTGACGCCTCAGAGTCATGTGACAAGCAACCCCTTTGACATGACAGGTGACCGTGTACATTTCCCAGGATTCAGCCCTGGTTTGTTTACTGTTTTGTCCACGCCAGCAGGAGAGGATGGG AAAACATTCCGTTGGTCAATAGAGCACATTGCTGCCCTGAACCCAGCTAACATCGAGGACATGCCGGAACAGCAGGATcatgg ACTCGACCGAGAGGCAGAAGAGAGAGCACAGCAGGCCATCTCACACTACTTTGCCTCCCAACTCATCGTGCCCTCCCCTTGGAACGCACCTGAGAGGAAGTACATCAGCCCCTGCACCCCAGTCACTCAGTCAG GAGCCAACAGACCAACACAGATATTTCCTGAGGATCTACAAGGTTCAATACAAAAGGAGCTGAACAAACTCCGGAAAAGTCAGGAAG TGTCTTGTCAAACAACGTTGTCCCTGCCAGTGGACTTCGATGTGCAAAGTGTGCTGG GAGAGTACATGAATGCTGAAACAACAGAGGAAACAAATCAAGAAGCTCTCAGCACATCCTCATTACGAAGGAAACTCTTCTTCCAAGGGGAAACAACTACGACTTTAAGCCCTGTCAA gagTGAAACCAGGCTACTGGAAGAGTTAtcgtcaccaccatcatcacctcaGGTGCAAACCACACCAGAGTGGGACAAACAGATGTTCAGGACATCGTCATCG GGTCAGTTTTCCTCAAGTCCAATCAAAGGTCCTTCTGAGCCATTCTTCAGAAGGACATCATCCGAAGCCGACTTCTTGGCATCaccagagttatctcccattaaCAAAAAGCGCTCAAACAGAG GTGCATTCTGTCGGTCGTCAGGTTGTGGAGTGCCAAACGAGGAGGAAAGTTTCACATTTAACTGTAACACCAAGCGGCGGTTGTCTCCCTTGCCAATGCCCGACATGTCCCCAATTGGCTGTGATCCTGATGATGAGTATGACATAAAGAGGCGGTTATCTCCCTTACCTTTGCCAGATATGTCTCCTATTAGTTGTGATCATAATGACAGAGGTGATCTAAGACAAcgattatctcccttgcctaTGCCAGACATGTCTCCGATTAGTGGTGAGGGAAGTGTTCCACTTCAGCGTCAGTCAGTACCAGTGCCAAATATGTCACCAATCTATGACAGACATAAAGAGACCATGGACACCCAACAGTTGCCAGTGGCCAACGTGTCTCCCATCACATTTAAGTCTGCTTCGGAGGGAGATAATCTGGGTGCTTCTTACTTGCCAG AACCAAGTTCCGAGCACCTAGCAGATGAATCCTCAACACCACAAGCAGATGACTGCAACCAACTAAACAGAATTCCCTCCCTTGCTGCAGCAGATCCTGCTTCTAAGAAACCAGTGATGGCTTTCAGGAAATCCATTGCTATGGAAACCGATGCTTCCAGTCAGGATGGATTCTGCTTCCAAGTGGACAATAAGACATACACCTTTAACTTTGGCCAGGATGTCTCAATGGACGACATGGACACAGCGAGCGACTATGCACCCCAGCCTAGTTCAGCCAATCAGGACACAGGATACCAAACTGCCAGTCTACAAATGACCAATCATGATACAGGACTTCATACAAATCTCACCAGTCAGTTCAGCTGTCTGCCTTTCAAATCTGAGTGCAGTATTGATCAAAATGAGCTGGAGGACAGTGTGACGTCCAAAGACTGTCCACGTGTGTGTTTGGACTTTGATCAGCCCTGTGACAACGATCCTTTACAAAGTGATTCTGGTTTGTCAGAGGACAGAGTGTTAGAACGCGCACGGCAGATTTTAGCTCGCACAAGTAACCAGTCTTCTGCGCAAACATGTGAATTAGACGGCagtattagccaatcagcatccCTTCCAATCCAGCCAATCAGTTCCTCGACACCAACAAAACGATGCAAACGGCGAATAGAGAGAAAAATTGCTATCATAGATAAACCATCAAAAGGAAATTGTCAGCTAGCAA GTGATGTTGCTTCAGAGTTGTTGAAAAGAGCTGGTGAAGACCTAGCCAAATACTGCCCAGAGACAAAGCCCATGACCACATCATGA